One Triticum dicoccoides isolate Atlit2015 ecotype Zavitan chromosome 3B, WEW_v2.0, whole genome shotgun sequence genomic window, GGAAGTGGACCAGATTGATCCACTATCTAGTCGTTGGATTAGGGTTCGTCGCCTCTGCGGGGAGAAGGCACCGCTGCAGGGGTTgggagaagaagcaaaggagaAACAGATGGACGGGGGGTTTGGGAGGCGACGAAACAAACAGAAAacatgggccgagcccagctaACGCGGCTTCACGCGTCGGCTCGCAGAAACAATAAAAACCGGCGCCTATAGCGCCAAATAGGAATCACCCGAAATGACATTGAATACAACATTTGTTAACCCATTTTTCAAAAAACAATTTTCTTGAATACAATTTTTGTTCACCgggttcaaaaaatgttcatcaaattttgaaTTAGCGAACTTTGTTTGAAATTTATGTACATTTCTTGAATTCACGAACATATTTTCAGTATGCGTacgttttttttcaaaatcatgaaccttTTTTATAATCACGAACATGTTATGATTTCTAGAAcattttcccaaaaatcattttttcctaaaattttgaaaaaaatatacTCCAAGTTGTTTAAAAGAataaaaaaccgaaacaaaaataaaaattaaaaaaataatggAATAAAGAAACAGGGGCACCCAACCATGCTTGTGGAGCAGCCCATGAGGGGCGAGTGGGAGGGGAGTGGGTGCGCACTGGGATGTTTGCCAGCGCCCGAAGCGCGAAATTGGAGCTCCCGAAACAACGAGGGAACAACAGTTAATGAAAAATCACGCGAATCCCGTACGTGGGCCGACCCAAGTGGACGCTTGCTTCGGTGAATCCATGACTATATTTGCCTTCGACGGACTGGGCAGCTCCTATTTGGCGCGCGGGTCGCGTGCTAGCGACATAGCGCGCACACCTGAGCTCCCGATCATTTGTATAGGCCGGCCCATTAAGTAGTTTATTCCCCACCGGTTTTGGGAAGTTCTTTTCAATGTTTTCTCTGCCATTTTTTATCTTTATCTTTTTAGTTTTTATCTTctattcttttcttttttcctttttatttattttatttttttcctttcggttttattttcctttttatcatCTATTTTTTCATTACTTTTTTTTTGCGATTTTTCGTTTcaaatccatgaatatttttttgttcataaaactcaaaaaatgttcaaccATGTAAAAAAATGTTCAAGAATGCAAATAATGTTCATCAGACTCAATTTTTGGTTCAtcggatttaaaaaatgttcatcacaaTTCAAATTTGCTCATCGAACTAAGCATATGTTCATCAAATTATTATTTTCACTGTTTTTAGAAAGTTTTCATCAAACTCAAAAAGTGTCCATTGTATTAAAAATGTGTTCGTCATTTTTCAAAAAAGTTCTTGAATacttgttcatcaaattcaaaaaatgttaatcgaATACGAAAAATTGTACATAAGTATTAAAAAATGCTCATAAAAATTATTCGCCAAAATTAAATTTTTTTTTTGCTaaaattagaaaaatgttcattcttatataaatcgtgaacattttttgaattcaagaaCTGTTTTTAATAATTCTCTGTTTAAAGAAAATCAGAACTTGTTGTGATCCCGAATTATTTTAACATAGAATAAAAAACAGaagtaaaaaaacaaagaaaaaacgaaAACGACGCGAGGGTGCCTCACGCGCCAAATAGGGGGCTCCCGGCGGATTGTCTCTGTTGCCGACAGTTAAGACGCACCGAGACTTTGGCCCATGAAACGGCCCGGCACCGCCATCTGCCCTTCAGAAAGGAACTCCCAAGTCCCAACCCTACCCCTTCGCAGGCCGCCGCAACCAACAGCGGAAGGCATTCTTCCCCTCTCCCCTGAATCatcaaaaagaaaagaaacgagACCTTCCTCTCGAGACGAACCCTAGATCCGTTCTGACCTTCCGTCTGCTTCCTGTTCCGTACGACATGGCAGCTCGTCGGCGTCTTCATCCGCCACCCGGTGCGGAGCTCTCCCGCTCTCACCCTCGCTGGGTGATGCTAGATCGCTTCGTCCACTACAAGGCGTACGCGGGTGAGGCTGTTGCGGAGGAGGTAATGGACGGCACGCAATCGGCGATATCCTCTACCTGCACCAACATAAGCATCGCCGTCTCTCTCAGGGTTGCTGAACCGCCCGCTGTGTCCCGTCTCTACCTCCACTGGCCCGAGCGATTCATGACGGCGTCGTTGAGCCAGGTGAGTCAGCCGTTCATCATCGCGGCTCACGGCCGCTCCATACTTTTCCAGGCGCAGGCCCCCTTCGTTGGAGATAGCTGTCCGGCATTCTACTATCACCCCATGGACTATTTCCTCTACACAGCCTCTGACTCAGAGAAGTCTCCTTGTCTCATGCGACTCCCGCCTTGCTTCGATGGTGGGGACAAGAACCCGGACGTGGATTTGTAGTTCCACCCGTACCGTCTCCAGCAGCTGCGATCTATGTGGTGTGATGACATTGGCCTCCTTTGCCGTGGCAAGGGGGAGTTCGTGGTGGCGCAGCTCACATTTGGCGGCCAGCTCTGCGTGCTACACCATAAACCTGGGGAGGAGCAGGGCGACATGAATTGGAGCGTCGAAAATATGCCCTTACCTGACGGCGATGACATCCCAAACCTGCTGTGTGGTTCGTGGCAAACGGACGCCGTCGTCCCCTATGGTGATTGTTACCTGTGCTGGGCGGATTGCTACCTGGGCTTGCTTTTTGTCGGTGTCATTGACAAGCGGACGAAGCCCCCGTGCTACGTCCCCTTACCTGATGGTCTGGATTCCAATCGTCTGTGCATTGACCCAGGGTATCCTGACCCGGCCCGTCGTGTCTGTGTCTCTGAGTCCAGCATGATTAACCTCATATGTGTTGGTGATCATGCTGGCTGCAGTGTGTGTGCCAGTTCTTATTCTGCTTTCACTATCACAGTATGGACTTTGACCAACTTAAGGGAAAAGAAATGGATGAAATGTTTCACCATGGAAGACAGCAAGTTCTGGGCTGCTCTTGATTTTGACAAGCGTCTTCCGCATGTGCTACCAGAGTTCCCTACCATCAGCTTGGTTAAGCCTGATGTTGTTTACTTCCGGTTGAATGGTGGTAATAAACTTTTCTGGCTGATTGAGATTGACATGAAGAAGGAAGTGCTGGGGTCAACCAGTCTCTACAtctttgaagaagaagaagaagagaaatgctCCATTGACATGGCCCACTGGAGATCATTTCCTGGTTACTCCTTTGTTCCCAGCCCGTTCACCCGATACTTGGACCAGCATGCCATCAGAAGGTAACATTGCCTCATGTTCATCTCTGCCAGTATTTACTCTTGGCCTCACCATTAATGTGAAATGTTACCACTTGGTAGTATTAGCTAGGAAAGTATTACTTGTTACTGTTATTTGTGTTCTTGTGATTTTGAAATTCAACAAAGTAAGGTGATTTGTGGCTTGGCAAATTAGCACATCAAATTAAGATAACAAAATCTAAAACTCAGTGCCTAATCAATCCTGTGAACTGTGGTTTACTATGCAAAAATATAGCAAGACACTCTCTAAACGGGCTGGTCAGTTCTGCAAATTATGAGTTCTAATTCAAATAGTAATCTGCGATTATACTTTTGACATCTGTTGTAGACCCGTGATTTGTCTGTTTTACTGGCATCCAGTTGGGTGTTAAACATGTACAATTTGCCATGTGCTCTCAAATTGTCACTAGATTTGGTAAGCACGATCTATGTAGTTTGCTCGGCTAATAAAAGGAAGTCATGCCATTGAACTATATTCGTTATGACTTTGGAGAGGCAAAAAATTACTGTCAAGTTTTATACTTATCTATTTTTGGTTCCTTCCGGATCTATCAGAGCGGCCAGAATATGATAATTTATAGTATCATGTTTGTGTTCACACTATCACATGAGTGAGGACAAATGTTGAATACTACTGCAT contains:
- the LOC119275591 gene encoding uncharacterized protein LOC119275591 gives rise to the protein MWCDDIGLLCRGKGEFVVAQLTFGGQLCVLHHKPGEEQGDMNWSVENMPLPDGDDIPNLLCGSWQTDAVVPYGDCYLCWADCYLGLLFVGVIDKRTKPPCYVPLPDGLDSNRLCIDPGYPDPARRVCVSESSMINLICVGDHAGCSVCASSYSAFTITVWTLTNLREKKWMKCFTMEDSKFWAALDFDKRLPHVLPEFPTISLVKPDVVYFRLNGGNKLFWLIEIDMKKEVLGSTSLYIFEEEEEEKCSIDMAHWRSFPGYSFVPSPFTRYLDQHAIRSLELSEKLQNIRLEQAKEKIFVEE